The Leguminivora glycinivorella isolate SPB_JAAS2020 chromosome 1, LegGlyc_1.1, whole genome shotgun sequence genome includes a region encoding these proteins:
- the LOC125226101 gene encoding uncharacterized protein LOC125226101 — protein MWRIICISLLAWFLLVTNVVSQEYLPPKPGGGKKPAAEPTLPANYDFSYNVEDTGVSLDFGHNEKRKDDRATGSYHVLLPDGRMQLVEYEAGPDGYKPQVMYMGTATYPAPAPADKFDGYHYNAASNRQSVRQAAPRQPTRAPPPPRRRRCRPRQRHGIDRVTLRVSCINQLTDTSTFRSRSLWRYKKIRDRLFR, from the exons ATGTGGAGAATTATTTGC ATATCGTTGTTAGCGTGGTTCCTGCTGGTAACGAACGTGGTTAGCCAAGAGTACCTGCCGCCCAAGCCTGGTGGTGGCAAGAAGCCTGCTGCCGAACCTACC TTACCAGCGAACTACGATTTCTCATACAACGTAGAAGACACCGGCGTCAGCTTAGACTTCGGGCACAATGAGAAGCGAAAAGACGACCGCGCTACCGGCTCGTACCATGTTCTACTACCGGACGGTCGCATGCAGTTGGTCGAGTACGAGGCCGGCCCTGATGGATACAAGCCACAG GTAATGTACATGGGCACAGCGACGTacccggcgccggcgccggcggaCAAGTTCGACGGCTACCACTACAACGCGGCGTCCAACCGCCAGAGCGTGCGCCAGGCCGCGCCGCGCCAGCCcacgcgcgcgccgccgccgcctcgccgccgccgctgccgccccCGCCAACGCCACGGAATAGACCGAGTAACACttagggtcagttgcatcaaccagttaacagacacatcaacgttTAGAAGCAGAAGCCTGTGGAGATACAAAAAAATTCGCGATCGCTTATTTCGGTGA